In Mastacembelus armatus chromosome 4, fMasArm1.2, whole genome shotgun sequence, the following are encoded in one genomic region:
- the cyldl gene encoding ubiquitin carboxyl-terminal hydrolase CYLD: MTSADNVYFIVTEKHDIFSNIKPGCICYMHKSQHTAASKKGGSPSKLKVTSLDSYTPIAREVDLSSMRALSAEEAGLLLALPDASERLNWFMQRDDLQMAQGLTKGTGVTVEENGKKLRGIIRYIGKITEPAYPDPISGTFFGIELQGEHRGKGQTDGSYLCKTLFSCERNCGVFAPFARVKPLVPSSLSPSTPEPFSQQQTENLTTGDRVTYFINDILHHGMVVNVDQDYVWISTDTDENGKTGGEVRLPLECVAKEEVPAETMDIDTPPVETDSDDLFSVDSVVEVTLPAGNLYGIIRWIGTLPDQGPVMAGLELEEDKGVNDGTFRGKRYFYCPPKRGLFVRLRSCHPDSRFQSISANHSEKLSKQEDTESDTEQSAGMLEAVPPLSTDQVNQILIGRMKGIQGHCNSCYMDAALFGLFSCSSVLDSMLFKSTAPQDAPIQKTLLRDIVNPLRSKGFVEGRHVMKLRQQLQKHGYSGSFTTDEKDPEEFLIVIMHHILALDPLLKLSAGGKVQESYCYQIFLDQNHSLVLPTVQQLLEHSFHSAGLKLAEVPSCLILQMPRFGKKFKMFDKIIPSLELDITDLLSEGPQQCILCGNLAEEECTACFKDSVFSQTGFKVFCKTCSSKVHSHPQRRSHQPAALDIPKGYLGHSIPHTLTRDKLELFAVLCIETSHYVSFIKYGPKNEDWIFFDSMADRQGERDGFNIPEVYTCPEVGMYLEMSPAELANQVPRDMKGVAKRLFCDAYMYLYQSTNMCLYR, encoded by the exons ATGACGTCAGCAGACAACGTGTACTTCATCgtaacagaaaaacatgacattttcagTAACATCAAACCCGGTTGCATATGTTACATGCATAAATCTCAGCACACAGCAGCATCTAAAAAAGGTGGCTCTCCCTCAAAGCTGAAGGTCACCTCGTTGGATTCATATACACCCATAGCTCGTGAAGTAGACTTGAGTAGCATGAGGGCACTGAGTGCAGAGGAAGCCGGGCTGCTGCTGGCCCTGCCTGATGCCTCAGAAAGGCTGAACTGGTTCATGCAGAGAGATGATCTCCAAATGGCACAAGGACTCACTAAAGGTACAGGAGTTACTGTGGAGGAAAACGGAAAAAAGCTGCGAGGCATCATCCGCTATATTGGAAAAATAACAGAGCCAGCATATCCAGATCCTATCTCAGGAACGTTCTTTGGGATTGAACTGCAG GGAGAACACAGGGGGAAAGGACAAACTGATGGAAGCTACCTgtgtaaaacacttttttcatgTGAGAGAAACTGTGGCGTTTTTGCCCCGTTCGCCAGAGTCAAGCCTTTGGTTCCCAGCTCCCTGTCACCATCGACCCCTGAGCCCTTCTCtcagcaacaaacagaaaacctcaCCACAGGGGACAGAGTCACTTACTTCATCAATGACATACTTCACCACGGAATGGTAGTGAATGTGGACCAAGATTATGTTTGGATCTCCACA GACACAGATGAGAATGGGAAGACAGGGGGGGAAGTTAGACTTCCACTAGAGTGTGTTGCGAAGGAAGAGGTGCCTGCAG AGACCATGGACATTGATACACCTCCAGTGGAAACAGACAGTGATGACCTGTTCAGTGTGGACTCTGTGGTAGAAGTGACCTTGCCTGCAGGCAATTTGTATGGAATCATCCGGTGGATCGGCACATTGCCTGATCAAGGACCAGTCATGGCTGGACTAGAGCTG GAGGAAGACAAGGGAGTGAATGATGGCACCTTTAGGGGTAAACGTTACTTCTATTGTCCTCCCAAGAGAGGTCTGTTTGTGAGGCTGCGCTCCTGCCACCCTGACTCACGTTTTCAGAGCAtatcagccaatcacagtgaGAAGCTGTcaaaacaggaagacacag AGAGCGATACAGAGCAGAGTGCAGGGATGCTGGAGGCTGTTCCTCCTCTCAGCACTGACCAGGTTAACCAGATTCTGATTGGACGGATGAAGGGGATCCAGGGCCACTGCAACTCCTGCTACATGGATGCTGCCCTCTTTGG tttgttttcctgctcGTCTGTGCTGGACTCCATGCTGTTTAAATCAACAGCACCTCAGGATGCACCCATTCAGAAAACACTGCTCAGGGACATAGTCAACCCCCTCCGCag CAAGGGCTTTGTGGAAGGGCGGCATGTCATGAAGCTccggcagcagctgcagaaacatggcTACAGTGGCTCCTTCACCACAGATGAGAAGG ACCCAGAGGAGTTCCTCATTGTCATCATGCACCACATTCTGGCCCTGGACCCTCTTCTCAAACT CTCAGCTGGTGGTAAAGTGCAGGAGAGTTACTGCTATCAGATCTTCCTGGACCAGAACCACAGCCTGGTTCTTCCGACAgtccagcagctgctggaaCATTCCTTCCACAGTGCAGGACTCAAGCTGGCAGAG GTGCCCTCCTGCCTCATTCTGCAGATGCCTCGCTTTGGAAAGAAATTCAAGATGTTTGACAAGATCATTCCGTCTCTGGAGCTGGACATCACTGACCTCCTCTCTGAAG GTCCTCAGCAGTGCATATTGTGTGGAAACTTGGCAGAGGAAGAGTGCACCGCCTGTTTTAAAGATTCTGTTTTCAGCCAGACAGGATTCAAAGTCTTCTGCAAGACCTGCTCGTCTAAG GTGCACTCTCATCCTCAGCGCCGGTCCCATCAACCAGCTGCACTGGACATTCCTAAAGGTTACCTTGGTCACAGCATACCTCACACTCTGACCAGAGACAAGCTGGAGTTGTTCGCTGTGCTCTGTATTGAGACAAGCCACTACGTGTCCTTCATCAAATATGGACCAAAGAACGAAGACTGGATCTTCTTTGACAGCATGGCTGACAGGCAGG gagagagagatggctTCAACATCCCTGAGGTGTACACCTGCCCTGAGGTTGGCATGTACCTGGAAATGTCTCCTGCGGAGCTGGCCAATCAGGTACCACGAGACATGAAAGGTGTGGCCAAACGCCTCTTCTGTGACGCCTACATGTACCTGTATCAGAGCACCAACATGTGCCTTTATCGCTGA